The Gemella haemolysans ATCC 10379 genome segment TACATCTTTTACTTCCAACGGAATCGTCACAGGATCTGTCGTATCGTCAAGATATGTGACAGTTGCATTGATTGTTTTATTTCCAAACTCTGCAGTACTTATTGTACCCACAGGAGTAACTGATTTCACCTTACTATTCCCATTATTATTAATAGTTACAGCTGCTTTTAATTCATCATTTGATACAGATTCATTTTGATTTTTGGTGATTTTAGTCCCTGTAGGTGCATATTCATCCGCTAATCTTCGAACATTTACCGTTACATTTACTGTATCTTTTGATCCATCAGGGTATGTTACAGTTACTACTCCTGCTTTTTCTCCAGGTCCTGTTGTTGTACTTGGAGTTGTAGTCCATGTATAGGTTGTTCCTGCAGGTAAACCATTTTTATTAATACTTGTTCCTGCATCTGGTGTAGCTCCATAACTCACCGTTTGTTTTTGCCCATTAGGTGTCGCATTATATTTCGTCGTCATTGATTTGACTGTAATCGTAACTTGTCTTTGACTAGGATTGTTTGCATTATCTGTTACTTGAATAGTCGCAGTATAAGTTTTACTATCTTGTCCAACAGGTAATTTTGTTACTTCTTGAACACCATTTTTAAATTTAATCGTCTTAGTTGTATTGTCATATACTAAGAAGTCTGGTAGCCCTGTTACCGTTGTTGATTTAATACCAGTTCCTCCATTATTATCCACAGAAGTAACTGTTATTGAAGGTAATGTTCTATCCAATGCAATTAAATCCCAATTTTGTCTATCACTAGGAGTTTGAATTGTTGGTGCAGTTACGTCTTTCACTTCTAAAGGAATATCAACTGGATCTGTCGTATCATCTAAATAAGTAACAGTCGCTTTAATCGTAGAAGTTCCAGCATTTGTTGTACTAATTGTTCCAACAGGTGTAACTGATTTCACCTTACTATTCCCGTTATTACTAATAGTAACCGCTGCTTTTAGGTCGTCATTTGTTACAGGAACATTTTGATTTCTAACAATTTTATTCCCTGTAGGCTCATATTCATCACTTAACTTACGAACACTTACAGTTACATTCACTGTATCTTTTGAGCCATCAGGATATGTTACAGTTACTACTCCTGCTTTTTCTCCAGGTCCTGTTGTTGTACTTGGAGTTGTAGCCCATGTATAAGTTGTACCTGCAGGTAATCCATTTTTATTAATACTTGTTCCTGGATCTGGGGTCTGAGCATGGCTTACTTCCTGTATTTTAGGATTAGCAACTGCTGTGTATTTTTGTGTTTGGGATTGAATATTAAAAGTAATATTTTTAGTCGCAGTATTTCCTTTTTTATCTACTGCTTTAACAGTTACTTGAATACTAGATTTACCGTTTTGGAAATTATTTGGTATAACTCCATTAATTTCTATTTTTGATGTTCTAGGGTTATAAAATAATGGATTTGGAAGATTTTCAACCGTTATAGGATTACTATCTTTAAGTCCCACTCCTTTATTATTGTCCTGCGCAGAAATATTTATCTCACTTGGCAATCCTTCTAATCTTGTTAATAATACTGAATCTGGTGCTGTAATAGTTGGATTAATATTGTCCACTATTTCTACTGGTATAGTCACAGTTTTCATCAAATGATTACCGCGAAGAATTTCAATTTCTTTATGTTGCACACCTGCAGTGGAAGTATCTACAGTCGATGAACCACCTTTCCAACGAATCGTTAAATCAGTCGCAGGCGCAGTTCCATTTGATAAAGTAATATAACTTCTAGCATCACCTAGTTCACCACTCTGATGTTGATTAATACGTTTGTCTTGTTTTCCTACAAAATCTAGTACTGTATATGGTGTCGATACATCTTTAACTGTTCCATTTTGATAAGTTACTGTAACAACAGCATTTCTAGTTCCCGGTTGTTGTAGATTAAACGGTGTTTTCCATTGCACATCAACGGTAGATGGAAGTTCATTTCCTGTTTTTGATTTCACAAGATTTCTTGGATTTTTGTAGAAATCATGTGGATCTCCGTATAAAGCCGTAAGATTTTGATATTTGGCTATTGCATCATTCTGTGCATTTGTTTGGATTGTTTTAGGTGAAAACCCATCTTTAAAGTGGATTGTCATTGTTGCACCATCAGCTGAAACTTCAGCATGATCGAAGTCGATATGATTCGCACGATTAACAACATTTGGATGCTCTGTTTTAAATTTTTCTATTAAAGCATTCTTTTCAGTTTCCGTTAAATGACGGACATCATCAACGTAAGTAGGAGTTAAATTATTAACAGTATTACGTTCACTTTGGGGTTTTATTGTAACATTATAAATAATATTATAATTATTAGCGGGAGAAACAGTATCGTTAACAGTTAAAACAACTTGATAATTACCAGGAGTTATAATTCCATTCGACCCTATAGTCCCAAGAATACCTGCTTGAACATTTGGATTATTAATATTATCTATCATTACAGGTGCTCGACGATCTCCGGTTCCTGATGATACAATTATAGATAAGTCTTTGAACGGTTTTCCTGAAAGAGTTACTTTTTTTACTAGATAATACGTATTAGAACTATCATGTCTAAATTTTTCTCCCTTAACTTGTGTTCTAATCCAAAAATTATCAGAATTAAAATATGTCAAATTAGTATTTGCATTACTAACAACTTTATCATTTTGTCTATTCTCTAATGGTGTAAATCTAATCCCTCTAAACGTACTTTCTCCATTGATCTCAATCATTTTCCCGTTTCGTGGATCACGTCTACCTGAATGAGCACGTGTCATTCGATTAGCTACTTTATTACGAAGATAAATTACTTCTTTTAGTAGTTTTTGAATAGTCTCTTCATTATATTTATCACTATTATAAAATGTTGGTAATTTTTCTGCTGTTTTAACTAATTCTTTTTCAGATTCACTAAATTCATAATTTATTTGATTAGCTATGCTGTGAATCTCAGTTACAGTTTCTGTTACTTTGGTTATTTTTTCGTTGTGTTTTCTAGCAACATCTCCCGTAGTATTTTCTTGTTGTTTTTCTTTAGTATTATTTTCTAAATTTGATTTCTCTTCTTTTTTAGACTTAGCTTTTTCTTTTTCAGATTTATCCTCTAATTTTTCGAATGCTTCTTTAAGATCCTTTATTTCTTTTCCAATTTCTTCTTGAGTTATCTCTTTATTATCTAACGTCTTTTCCGCACGCGACAAAATAAGATTAAGCTCTTTTACTGATTTTTCAGTTTTTTTACTGATGTCAGTATTCTTAATCTTATCAACCAGGTCTTTTAATTCTTTTTTATTTACTTCTTTCTTTACAGGATTTTTTGTAGATTCATTTGATTCTGATTTCTCTACTTCTCTTTTTTCAGCAGCTTTCTCTATATCCTGGTTTTGTATTGTTTTTTCTATCGTCTTATCATTAGAACCTTCTACTGACTTTTCCTTTTCTAGAACCGAAGTATTGTCCCGTTGTTTTTCACCAGTTATTTTATCAACTACACCTTCTTTTACAATTACTTCTGAACTATTTATTTCACTTGCGTGTACAACTTGCGAGCCAGCGATACCCGTCCCCCCAACAACAAAAAATAACGAACAACCAAAAAGGATGTGTTTCCCCTTTTTCACCATACGCCAATTTTTTTGTTGGAGACCATGTCTATTAAATAACATTTTCTCTCTCCTTATATTTCTCATGTAAAATTTATTATTATAAATATATTATATACTGTTACCTTTAACTATTCAATACTTTAATATTATTTTAAAGTAAATTTTAAGTAGAGCAGATGTATAAATAACAGTAAAGTTCAATAATCCTAGAAAATATTACGCATACATTTAACACATTAATAAAAAATATTAAAATTATTAAATCACTAAATATCAGATTAAAACATAATATGTAATATATCATCATTTTTAAAAAAATTTTTTTTACTTTTACTTCACTTTATATAATTTCAACTTGAGAAATTTTCTTATCTATCTATAGGAAATAAATAAAAAATTAGTTCTGTAATATGATCTACTTTAATATTCAAGAAACGTTTTCTCTCATCAAAGAAATCATACATTACAAAACTAACTTTCTATATTTCTATTAAGTTTTTACTTTATTTATTTACAACATTCGCAGATGTCCCAGTTGTAATTACTTCAACAGCCGCTTCTAATCCACCTTCTACAAGATTCTGAATTGCAGTTTCTGTGTAAAACGCTGTATGTGGAGTATAAATTACATCATCACGGTCTATTAGAGTTTGTAACAATTCATCATCAAACTCTTTTCCTTCAAAGTTTTTAGGAACATATTTACCTTCATTTTCATAAACATCTAACCCTGCTCCAAGAAGTTTCCCACTATCTAATGCACGAAGTACAGCCTTTGTATCGACTAGCATACCACGAGCAGCATTTAGCAAGATTGAATTATCTTTCATCTTAGCAAGAAATTCATCATTTACCATGTGATTATATTCTTTTATAGCTGGCATATGAATAGTTATAATATCAGAAGCTGCTATTAAGTCATCTAGATTTTCAACATATCTTAAAACTTCTTTTGCCGCTTCATTTTGATAAACATCATAACCTAAAACTTTAGATCCTAAAGCGCTGAATAATCGAGCAGCTTGAGTACCGATTCTTCCAGTACCTATAACACCTACTGTTAGAGTTCTAAGTTCACGTGATAATATCCCTGGATTCCAAGAAAAATTATGTTTTTCTAAGTTGCGTTGAATTTTATTTGTATTTCTACTAATACGTAATGCAGAAGTTAGTACATGCTCAGCAATAGCATTTGGTGAGTATGATGGTACATTCGTCATTTTAATTCCAAACTCAGACATTAACTCTAAATCATAAATATCAAAACCAGCTGAACGAGTCGCAAAAACTTTGACTCCTTGTTCTTTAGCATATTCATATACATCACGCTCAAAAGGTTTATTTTGAGCTAGGACTACACCTTCTTTACCTTCTAATAAATGTTTGTTGGCTGATGTAAGTTCTTCTGTATAAACATCAATTTCAACCTCAGGGTGAGCATTTCTCCAACTTTCTAATGCACTTTTTTCATCTTCTCTTAAATTAAAAAATACTAATTTCATATCTTTTCCTCCTTAGATAAATTACTAGTTCAACTATATTCTAATAAACTTTTAATAAAATTAATATAACTAATTTTACCATAAAAATTAATTTACTAAAACTATTTTATTTCACTTTTCAAAAATTTTCTTGATAATTTCAAACAATTCGATATTATTTTCCGCTATTTTATAAATTATAACATTCCCTGGCAATTTTCTCTTATAACGATTTATCCAAATGGCTTTCCAGCCTGCATTATTAGCTCCAACTATATCATTTTCCAATGAGTCTCCTATGTAATATAGAGAATCAATAGGCAGTTGTAATTTTTCTTGCATAATTTCAAATATTCTAACATCTGGTTTATTTATACTATAATCACCTGAGACAATAATATTCTCTTTATCAATCCATCTTTCTACACCTAATGCTTTTACCTTAGACCATTGATGTTCACTTGGTCCATTGGTAATAATTCCTAGCTTTACATCATTCTCTTTCACTAGTTCTAAAATACCTATAGTTGTATTAGACATTTGTAATTTTTGTTGATTCTTTTTATATTCTTTTTGCATATCTAATGCCTGTTCATCAGTTATCAAGACACCCAAGTCTCTCGCTGCTTCTTGAATTCTATAAATATGATATTCATCCATAGTTATCTCACCATTTCGAGAAGCTTCAAATTTCACATCACTATAATGTCGACTCAAAAGATAAAATTGTTCCATATCAATATCCATATCGAATAGACTCTTATATGCATTTTCAAATGGAACTATCTGTTCATATAACGTATCATCCACATCAAAAACAAGACCAATCAGTCTTTTTTCTTTACTCACCATTTTCCAATATTTTAATAACCTCTCCTAAATTCTCAACTATTTTATAAGCTTTTTCTTTGCAAACTTCATCTGGTTCAAACATATCTGGAACCATAATAACTTTTGCCCCTGCTGTACTTCCTGCAATTATACCAGCCTTAGAATCTTCAAGAACTAAACATTCTTCCGGTTTTACACCTAAACGCTCTGCAGCTAATAAAAACACATCTGGTGCTGGTTTACCATTTTTCACCTCTGCCCCACTAGCGAGCTCATCTATATATTTTACAAGACCTGTTTTTTCCATATTGTTTGTTATATGATTCATATTAGAAGATGAAGCTACCGCAACTTTATAATTATTATCTTTTAGATATATTAACAATTCCTCTACAAATGGCATTTTCTTAGGACCTGTCGTAAACAATATATCCTCTATATATTCATAATGATCATCAACTAATTTCTTTCCACTAACATAAGAATCCTTAAAATAATTTTCCCAAAATTCATAAATACTCTTTGTAGTAAAACCTAACACCAAGAGAGTCTCTTCTCTAGTCATTTCATAACCTTGCTTTTTCGCACTATGAATAAATGCTTCTGTTGCCAAACTTTCGGTATCTACCATTAGTCCATCCATATCAAATAACACTGCTTTTATACTCATGTTTATCCCCTTCGCTTTTTCTTTTATATTTTCTAAATTATTACTTTATATTCTTTAAATTATTATATCATACTTAGTATTTCATAGAAAAATGTTTCTTTATCAGTATAGTTGCTCCGAAACAATAAAAATATAATTGTAGATATTCGATATCTATATTAATAAATATCCAAAATACAATATTACTTTTAAAACCAATATATTAAGCGTATTAAAATTAAAATGCTACATCAATAGTTTACTTTTTATTTCACTTTTTATTTGAAAAAATTTTATTTTTAGTATATTATATATAGACGTGGTTAAACTACAATCATTTAATACAAAATCAAAGAGGTTAAAATTTATGAAAACAGCTTTTGTGTGCGATTCAGCATTACAAATTAATAAAAATTTTGCAAATAACAATCCAATTACAGTTATCCCGGTAGAGGTTCGTCTTGACGATGAGATTTTCGAGGATAATGTAACTATAACTCCTGACGAATTTTACGAAAGAATACATAACGGACAAAAACCTAGTACAAGCCAACCTGCAGTAGGTAAAATTTTAAGTGTATATGAAAATTTAAAACAACAAGGAGTAGAGCGTATCGTTGCCTTCAGTGTTTCTTCTAAACTATCTGGAACATATTCTTCTTTCGTTCAAGCTAAAGAGCTTATCGATGGTATCGAAATCA includes the following:
- a CDS encoding SIALI-17 repeat-containing surface protein — its product is MLFNRHGLQQKNWRMVKKGKHILFGCSLFFVVGGTGIAGSQVVHASEINSSEVIVKEGVVDKITGEKQRDNTSVLEKEKSVEGSNDKTIEKTIQNQDIEKAAEKREVEKSESNESTKNPVKKEVNKKELKDLVDKIKNTDISKKTEKSVKELNLILSRAEKTLDNKEITQEEIGKEIKDLKEAFEKLEDKSEKEKAKSKKEEKSNLENNTKEKQQENTTGDVARKHNEKITKVTETVTEIHSIANQINYEFSESEKELVKTAEKLPTFYNSDKYNEETIQKLLKEVIYLRNKVANRMTRAHSGRRDPRNGKMIEINGESTFRGIRFTPLENRQNDKVVSNANTNLTYFNSDNFWIRTQVKGEKFRHDSSNTYYLVKKVTLSGKPFKDLSIIVSSGTGDRRAPVMIDNINNPNVQAGILGTIGSNGIITPGNYQVVLTVNDTVSPANNYNIIYNVTIKPQSERNTVNNLTPTYVDDVRHLTETEKNALIEKFKTEHPNVVNRANHIDFDHAEVSADGATMTIHFKDGFSPKTIQTNAQNDAIAKYQNLTALYGDPHDFYKNPRNLVKSKTGNELPSTVDVQWKTPFNLQQPGTRNAVVTVTYQNGTVKDVSTPYTVLDFVGKQDKRINQHQSGELGDARSYITLSNGTAPATDLTIRWKGGSSTVDTSTAGVQHKEIEILRGNHLMKTVTIPVEIVDNINPTITAPDSVLLTRLEGLPSEINISAQDNNKGVGLKDSNPITVENLPNPLFYNPRTSKIEINGVIPNNFQNGKSSIQVTVKAVDKKGNTATKNITFNIQSQTQKYTAVANPKIQEVSHAQTPDPGTSINKNGLPAGTTYTWATTPSTTTGPGEKAGVVTVTYPDGSKDTVNVTVSVRKLSDEYEPTGNKIVRNQNVPVTNDDLKAAVTISNNGNSKVKSVTPVGTISTTNAGTSTIKATVTYLDDTTDPVDIPLEVKDVTAPTIQTPSDRQNWDLIALDRTLPSITVTSVDNNGGTGIKSTTVTGLPDFLVYDNTTKTIKFKNGVQEVTKLPVGQDSKTYTATIQVTDNANNPSQRQVTITVKSMTTKYNATPNGQKQTVSYGATPDAGTSINKNGLPAGTTYTWTTTPSTTTGPGEKAGVVTVTYPDGSKDTVNVTVNVRRLADEYAPTGTKITKNQNESVSNDELKAAVTINNNGNSKVKSVTPVGTISTAEFGNKTINATVTYLDDTTDPVTIPLEVKDVTKPTIQTPTDRQNWDLIALDRTLPSIKVTTTDNPGGSGVKSTTVTGLPNFLTYDEATKTIKFKNGVQEVTKLPVGTNEQSYNVTIQVTDNANNSNSIQVTITVKSMMTKFNPAPLPQTVDNGTVPDAEASVDKKNAPSGTTVRWKETPEVTTPGEHTGVAIVHYPDGSEEEVDVPITVKPQKDTYNPVGKPQTVDNGTVPDAEASVDKKNAPSGTTVRWKETPEVTTPGEHTGVAIVHYPDGSEEEVDVPIVVRHSNEKGIPEVQQALPEFNGGANGDSEVHRALPEFNGGVNGDPEIHRALPEFAGGVNGDPEVQPESPEFTGGVKGEPEIQPALPEFNGGVNGDPEVQPELPEFNGGVNGESEIQPALPEFKGGVNGESEIQPALPEFNGGVNGESEIQPALPEFNGGVNGDPEIHSELPNYVGIDNNESEIRSNLRDKTSSVPTKRLANTGQSQNNSELAGLGLAIVGLFAAIKRRKKEEE
- a CDS encoding D-2-hydroxyacid dehydrogenase, with the translated sequence MKLVFFNLREDEKSALESWRNAHPEVEIDVYTEELTSANKHLLEGKEGVVLAQNKPFERDVYEYAKEQGVKVFATRSAGFDIYDLELMSEFGIKMTNVPSYSPNAIAEHVLTSALRISRNTNKIQRNLEKHNFSWNPGILSRELRTLTVGVIGTGRIGTQAARLFSALGSKVLGYDVYQNEAAKEVLRYVENLDDLIAASDIITIHMPAIKEYNHMVNDEFLAKMKDNSILLNAARGMLVDTKAVLRALDSGKLLGAGLDVYENEGKYVPKNFEGKEFDDELLQTLIDRDDVIYTPHTAFYTETAIQNLVEGGLEAAVEVITTGTSANVVNK
- a CDS encoding HAD family hydrolase: MDDTLYEQIVPFENAYKSLFDMDIDMEQFYLLSRHYSDVKFEASRNGEITMDEYHIYRIQEAARDLGVLITDEQALDMQKEYKKNQQKLQMSNTTIGILELVKENDVKLGIITNGPSEHQWSKVKALGVERWIDKENIIVSGDYSINKPDVRIFEIMQEKLQLPIDSLYYIGDSLENDIVGANNAGWKAIWINRYKRKLPGNVIIYKIAENNIELFEIIKKIFEK
- a CDS encoding HAD family hydrolase, with the protein product MSIKAVLFDMDGLMVDTESLATEAFIHSAKKQGYEMTREETLLVLGFTTKSIYEFWENYFKDSYVSGKKLVDDHYEYIEDILFTTGPKKMPFVEELLIYLKDNNYKVAVASSSNMNHITNNMEKTGLVKYIDELASGAEVKNGKPAPDVFLLAAERLGVKPEECLVLEDSKAGIIAGSTAGAKVIMVPDMFEPDEVCKEKAYKIVENLGEVIKILENGE